One genomic segment of Cellulophaga sp. HaHaR_3_176 includes these proteins:
- a CDS encoding sensor histidine kinase, with protein MKTSSRFWFQSLFWLTLWLIFWFFEDGNLEFIKKNLLIFISQIVLLAALIYYAAPKLLLQKKYGKFLFFSAITILFLCFLSSGIETKPIGPPRPFFGNLPKNISNDLHPERPISRFFINLLILSISTVTATFLETLSFAQKKEEENIKSKNEKLQTELKLLKSQINPHFLFNTLNNIYALSAINTQKTQDSISYLSNMLRYVLYECDQPLVPIYKEVEYIENYIKLFTTKSSKKYPITTRFNISNKATPIAPMLLIPFLENAIKHSNIEKITGTFINILITSDDNQIYFEIENSISDLPVIKDEVGGIGLENVNKRLTILYPNKHELSINNGDASFKASLKLFLK; from the coding sequence ATGAAAACATCAAGTAGATTTTGGTTTCAGAGTTTATTTTGGCTTACACTTTGGCTTATATTCTGGTTTTTTGAAGATGGTAACTTAGAGTTTATTAAAAAAAATTTACTGATTTTCATTTCTCAAATTGTATTACTTGCTGCCCTTATTTATTACGCTGCACCTAAACTTTTACTACAAAAAAAATACGGCAAATTTTTATTTTTTTCTGCAATTACAATCTTATTTCTTTGCTTTCTATCATCTGGAATTGAGACTAAACCTATAGGGCCTCCAAGACCTTTTTTTGGAAATTTACCTAAAAACATATCTAATGATTTACATCCAGAAAGACCTATTTCTCGCTTCTTTATCAATTTGCTTATTTTAAGTATATCTACCGTAACTGCTACCTTTTTAGAGACACTATCTTTTGCACAAAAAAAAGAAGAAGAAAATATTAAAAGTAAAAATGAAAAGTTACAGACAGAATTAAAGCTTTTAAAATCTCAAATAAACCCACATTTTTTATTTAATACTCTAAATAATATTTATGCCTTATCTGCTATTAATACTCAAAAAACGCAAGACAGTATAAGTTATTTATCAAACATGTTACGTTATGTGTTGTATGAGTGTGATCAGCCTCTTGTTCCTATATATAAAGAGGTTGAGTATATTGAAAATTATATAAAACTATTTACAACTAAAAGCAGTAAAAAATATCCTATTACTACACGTTTTAATATTAGTAATAAAGCTACACCTATTGCTCCTATGCTTTTAATTCCTTTTTTAGAAAATGCAATTAAACATAGTAATATTGAAAAAATAACTGGTACTTTTATTAATATACTTATAACAAGCGATGATAACCAAATATATTTTGAAATAGAAAATAGTATATCAGACTTGCCTGTTATTAAAGATGAAGTCGGAGGTATTGGATTAGAAAACGTAAATAAGAGATTAACCATTCTTTACCCTAACAAACATGAGTTATCTATAAATAATGGTGATGCTAGTTTTAAAGCGAGCCTTAAGCTATTTTTAAAATGA
- a CDS encoding EamA family transporter, producing the protein MAKSSQTLLIVFAFIAIYIIWGSTYLMNKIAVTELPAYMLASIRFVTAGLLIFGICKLMKIPIRVTKRQFRNSFIAGFLFLTFGNGVFVWGLKYVDSSFAALEVAAMPLIVLILMRVIDGKKIQAMSVVGVVLGVIGIYLLVSQKQITQQEESLLGMVIIFFCVLGWSFGSLFVSKANLPQSYLVNTAYQMVTAGITLFITSLLLGEHWSWPTDWSPRVQLSMSMLIILGSIVAFTAFNYLLKTVSPDKVATSSYVNPVIALLLGWYVLDENITKQSIVAAAILLTGVYFINTKKKLVMFSRFRGKLKGKPIE; encoded by the coding sequence ATGGCTAAATCATCACAAACTCTACTGATTGTATTTGCATTTATTGCTATTTATATCATCTGGGGATCTACATACCTTATGAATAAAATAGCGGTAACAGAACTACCTGCTTACATGTTGGCATCAATACGTTTCGTAACTGCCGGACTTTTAATTTTTGGTATTTGTAAATTGATGAAAATACCTATAAGGGTTACTAAAAGGCAGTTTAGAAATTCATTTATTGCAGGGTTTTTGTTTTTAACTTTCGGTAATGGTGTTTTTGTTTGGGGCCTCAAATATGTCGATAGCAGTTTTGCAGCTTTAGAGGTTGCAGCAATGCCACTTATTGTACTCATATTAATGCGCGTAATAGATGGTAAAAAAATACAAGCCATGTCAGTTGTTGGGGTAGTTTTAGGAGTAATAGGTATTTATTTATTGGTAAGTCAAAAACAAATTACACAACAAGAAGAATCATTATTAGGTATGGTTATTATTTTTTTCTGTGTTTTAGGTTGGTCATTTGGTAGTCTGTTTGTTTCAAAAGCCAATTTACCACAAAGTTATTTGGTTAATACAGCGTATCAAATGGTTACAGCAGGTATTACACTTTTTATAACTAGTTTACTTTTAGGCGAACACTGGTCATGGCCAACAGATTGGTCACCAAGGGTACAACTATCTATGAGTATGCTTATTATATTAGGTAGTATAGTAGCCTTTACTGCATTTAATTATTTATTAAAAACAGTTTCTCCTGATAAAGTCGCGACATCTAGTTACGTAAATCCAGTTATTGCATTGCTGTTAGGTTGGTATGTTTTAGATGAAAATATAACAAAACAATCAATTGTCGCAGCAGCAATTTTGTTAACAGGTGTTTACTTTATCAACACTAAAAAAAAGTTGGTAATGTTTTCACGTTTTAGAGGTAAGCTTAAAGGTAAACCTATAGAATAA
- a CDS encoding KTSC domain-containing protein, with protein sequence MKRINEYKKLFSVEKELDLKELKSTYRGLVKQWHPDKFQADDAKKEEAELMSRKIIDGYHFLVSIAPETKIATLEEYKALTTESGILDFQHKGLLLEITFLDGTTYEYFGVPKTIYVKLINSPKQYRFAKRSIFNSYIYRKSKKTLQEA encoded by the coding sequence ATGAAACGTATTAACGAGTATAAAAAGTTGTTTTCTGTAGAGAAGGAGCTAGATTTAAAAGAATTAAAATCTACATATAGAGGATTAGTAAAACAATGGCACCCTGATAAATTTCAGGCTGATGATGCTAAAAAAGAAGAAGCTGAATTAATGAGTAGAAAAATCATTGATGGGTATCACTTTTTAGTAAGTATCGCTCCGGAAACAAAAATTGCTACTTTAGAAGAGTATAAAGCATTAACTACGGAGTCTGGAATTTTAGATTTTCAACATAAAGGTTTATTGTTAGAAATTACTTTTTTAGATGGTACAACTTACGAGTACTTTGGTGTTCCAAAAACTATTTATGTAAAGTTAATAAACTCGCCAAAACAATATCGTTTTGCTAAGCGTAGTATTTTTAATAGCTACATATACCGTAAGTCTAAAAAGACATTACAAGAGGCTTAA
- a CDS encoding peptidylprolyl isomerase, producing the protein MSKVKENDTVEVHYTGKLQNGEVFDSSLEREPIKVTLGQKSLIPGFEKGLLDMAVNEKKTIVIPMEEAYGDINKELFQEVPKADLPQEIKPEVGMGLMAQNADGTERQLRIADVKEESIIIDANHPLAGQELTFDLELVAIS; encoded by the coding sequence ATGAGTAAAGTAAAAGAGAATGACACTGTTGAAGTTCATTATACTGGAAAATTACAAAACGGAGAAGTTTTTGATAGTTCTTTAGAAAGAGAGCCTATAAAAGTTACTTTGGGTCAAAAAAGTTTAATTCCTGGTTTCGAAAAAGGGTTATTAGATATGGCAGTTAACGAGAAAAAAACAATCGTTATTCCTATGGAAGAAGCTTATGGAGACATTAACAAAGAATTGTTTCAAGAAGTACCTAAAGCAGATCTTCCTCAAGAAATTAAGCCAGAAGTTGGTATGGGCTTAATGGCTCAAAATGCTGATGGAACTGAGCGTCAATTAAGAATTGCAGATGTTAAGGAAGAAAGTATCATTATTGATGCTAACCATCCTTTAGCAGGACAAGAATTGACTTTTGACTTAGAACTTGTTGCAATTTCGTAA
- a CDS encoding LytTR family DNA-binding domain-containing protein, whose protein sequence is MKKINCLVIDDEELARSLLKTYINKVDDLEFIAEFENPLEALPKIKEGTINLIFLDIQMPEIKGTDFAKIIGSETKIIFTTAYSEYALEGFNLNALDYLLKPITFPRFLEAVQKFKKTITNTNSETEQTITIKSGYDLYKVNYADILYIKSDSEYVTFYTSDKKIMSLQSLKKLESVIPSSMFLRVHRSYIINKTKVTALKGRDLMLSDIEIPISDSYYEKVKSELF, encoded by the coding sequence ATGAAAAAAATTAATTGTCTTGTAATTGATGATGAAGAATTAGCTAGATCGTTATTAAAAACATATATTAATAAAGTTGATGATTTAGAATTTATTGCTGAATTTGAAAACCCGCTTGAAGCGCTGCCTAAAATAAAAGAAGGAACGATAAACCTTATTTTTTTAGATATTCAAATGCCTGAAATTAAAGGAACTGATTTTGCGAAAATAATTGGTTCTGAAACTAAAATCATATTTACAACTGCATATAGCGAGTACGCATTAGAAGGTTTTAACTTAAATGCTTTAGATTATTTATTAAAACCAATCACATTCCCTCGATTTTTAGAAGCTGTTCAAAAGTTTAAAAAAACAATAACCAACACTAATTCTGAAACTGAGCAAACTATTACTATAAAGTCTGGTTACGACTTATATAAAGTAAATTATGCTGATATACTTTATATAAAAAGTGATAGTGAATATGTTACATTTTATACTTCTGATAAAAAAATAATGAGTTTACAATCATTAAAAAAATTAGAGAGTGTTATTCCTAGTTCTATGTTTTTACGTGTACACCGTTCATATATTATAAATAAAACAAAAGTAACGGCTTTAAAAGGTCGAGATTTGATGTTATCAGATATAGAAATACCTATCAGTGATTCTTATTATGAAAAAGTAAAATCAGAATTATTTTAA
- a CDS encoding YHYH protein — MKKNNLFFKIVPVLAISATIILAFIACSSDSITDDDDVIVDDEEVVTELHAAFAAFNTDATTIYIDGSDIVIETTGLPNHESVYWGEGNELYRDEPDVDLTPSIMSSNNNATTITVDATPNLTGSTVSTQVNTIGIAVSGASIFNDQEGNGALNEAAGSLDWTGAHIGPGVYHYHLEPKAFTNDDANLVGILLDGVFLYGRKCDSTETYPTDLDASGGHTTTTQYTNGEEEYHYHIINEIYSTTGSYIAFAGPYQGY; from the coding sequence ATGAAAAAGAATAATTTATTTTTTAAAATAGTTCCTGTATTAGCAATATCAGCAACTATTATATTGGCATTTATAGCCTGTAGTAGTGATTCTATAACCGACGATGATGATGTTATTGTAGATGATGAAGAAGTCGTTACAGAATTGCATGCAGCTTTTGCTGCTTTTAATACAGATGCTACAACTATATATATTGATGGTTCAGATATTGTTATAGAAACAACAGGCTTGCCAAATCATGAATCTGTTTATTGGGGAGAAGGCAATGAACTTTATAGAGATGAGCCAGATGTTGATTTAACGCCAAGCATCATGTCAAGTAACAATAATGCAACAACTATTACGGTAGATGCAACACCAAACTTAACAGGTAGTACAGTATCGACACAAGTTAATACTATAGGTATTGCAGTTAGTGGTGCATCTATATTTAATGATCAAGAAGGTAATGGGGCATTAAATGAGGCAGCAGGTAGTTTAGATTGGACAGGAGCTCATATTGGCCCTGGAGTTTATCACTATCATTTAGAGCCAAAGGCATTTACAAATGATGATGCTAATTTAGTAGGAATTTTATTAGATGGTGTTTTTCTTTATGGAAGAAAATGTGATTCAACTGAAACATACCCAACAGATTTAGATGCTTCAGGTGGTCATACAACAACAACACAATATACAAATGGTGAAGAAGAATATCATTACCATATTATAAACGAAATTTATTCTACAACAGGATCATATATTGCATTTGCAGGTCCTTACCAAGGATATTAA
- a CDS encoding pseudouridine synthase, whose protein sequence is MKKHLHYKIYKPFGMLSQFISNDKKEARKKLFLGELYNFPEGIMPVGRLDEKSEGLLLLTTDGKLSDTINQSGIEKEYYAQLDGEISHEDIQQLERGVIIGFSGKKYITKPCTVKALIDAPLLAEPNKKLRIGTHRPNSWISITITEGKFRQIRKMTASVGYPTLRLIRVRIGTEILENLKPGVVEQIDSLL, encoded by the coding sequence ATGAAAAAACACCTTCACTATAAAATTTACAAGCCTTTTGGCATGTTAAGTCAGTTTATCTCAAATGATAAAAAAGAAGCGCGTAAAAAGCTTTTTCTAGGAGAATTATATAATTTTCCTGAAGGAATTATGCCTGTAGGGCGCTTAGATGAAAAATCTGAAGGATTGTTATTATTAACGACTGATGGAAAATTAAGTGACACTATAAATCAATCTGGAATTGAAAAAGAATATTATGCACAATTAGATGGCGAAATATCTCATGAAGATATACAGCAGTTAGAACGAGGAGTTATTATTGGATTTTCTGGTAAAAAATACATTACAAAACCTTGTACAGTAAAAGCTCTTATTGATGCTCCGCTCTTAGCCGAACCAAATAAAAAATTGCGTATTGGAACGCATCGCCCCAATTCATGGATTAGCATTACTATTACCGAAGGTAAATTTAGGCAAATTCGTAAAATGACTGCTTCCGTTGGGTATCCAACCTTACGATTAATTCGAGTTAGAATAGGTACGGAAATTTTAGAAAACCTAAAACCTGGTGTTGTTGAGCAAATAGATTCCCTTTTATGA
- a CDS encoding toxin-antitoxin system YwqK family antitoxin yields the protein MLKGIVSFFFLMILVIGNKDFFINTTKNSNVTVEEKELISIEDITVDKKDLKLNPVEGKWYYKNVPFNGFATKIYNNGIVEEKLGFYKGKREGVAKRWSDKGVLRVESNYHENKLVGLYRSWWENGALAEESFYIKGFKDGEEKQWYPDGQLSKFRNLVKGNESGMQKAWLKNGTLYVNYEAKNGRIFGLLRANLCYQLEDEKVITE from the coding sequence ATGTTGAAAGGTATTGTATCATTTTTCTTTTTGATGATTTTAGTAATAGGTAATAAAGACTTTTTTATTAATACTACTAAAAATAGTAATGTAACTGTAGAGGAAAAAGAATTAATTTCTATTGAAGATATTACAGTTGATAAAAAAGACTTAAAACTAAATCCAGTAGAAGGAAAATGGTATTATAAAAATGTACCTTTCAATGGTTTTGCCACAAAAATATACAACAATGGTATTGTAGAAGAAAAATTAGGTTTCTATAAAGGTAAGCGAGAAGGCGTTGCAAAAAGATGGTCAGACAAAGGAGTGCTTAGAGTAGAATCAAACTATCATGAAAATAAGCTAGTTGGTTTGTATAGAAGCTGGTGGGAAAACGGAGCTTTAGCAGAAGAATCTTTTTATATAAAAGGATTTAAAGATGGTGAAGAAAAGCAATGGTATCCAGATGGTCAACTATCTAAATTTCGTAACCTTGTAAAAGGCAATGAAAGCGGAATGCAGAAAGCATGGCTTAAAAATGGAACATTGTATGTAAACTATGAAGCCAAGAATGGTAGAATATTCGGATTATTAAGAGCTAATTTATGTTATCAATTAGAAGATGAAAAAGTTATTACAGAATAA
- a CDS encoding SCO family protein, with protein sequence MKKLLQNKIVRYTLLCFFIINVGCKEAVKKENIKVEEVSRVDYLPYYNDESFTPHWITPNSSEEKSFHTVKDFELINQLGDTITQNTFENKIYITDFFFTSCPGICPQMTDSMFKLQEEFKNDSGILFLSHSVTPTLDTVEELKKYATRFGVIDNKWHLVTGDKTEIYDLGRNQYFVENDLGVPKDINDFLHSENFLLIDKNKHIRGIYNGLNRASMSQLTIDIKALEKENS encoded by the coding sequence ATGAAAAAGTTATTACAGAATAAAATTGTACGTTATACTTTGCTTTGTTTTTTTATAATAAATGTTGGTTGTAAAGAGGCTGTCAAAAAAGAAAATATAAAAGTAGAAGAGGTGAGTAGGGTCGATTATCTACCTTATTATAATGATGAATCTTTTACACCACATTGGATAACACCTAATAGTTCAGAAGAAAAAAGTTTTCATACAGTAAAAGATTTCGAACTTATTAATCAATTAGGGGATACAATTACTCAAAACACTTTTGAAAATAAAATTTACATTACAGATTTCTTTTTTACAAGTTGTCCAGGTATTTGTCCGCAGATGACAGATAGCATGTTTAAGCTACAAGAAGAGTTTAAAAATGATTCAGGTATTTTATTTTTGTCACATTCCGTAACACCAACACTTGATACTGTTGAAGAACTAAAAAAATACGCGACAAGGTTTGGGGTAATAGATAATAAATGGCACCTAGTTACAGGCGATAAAACTGAGATTTATGACTTGGGGAGAAATCAATACTTTGTAGAAAATGATTTAGGGGTCCCAAAAGATATAAATGACTTTTTACATTCAGAAAACTTTTTATTAATAGATAAAAACAAACATATTAGAGGTATTTATAACGGATTAAATAGAGCTTCAATGTCACAATTGACTATAGATATCAAAGCTTTAGAAAAAGAAAACAGCTAA